One Thermoplasmata archaeon genomic window carries:
- a CDS encoding DUF885 family protein — protein MSDAAFDGFVKSIFDWYTKWDPLMATSVGIHRYDHLLPKGTYEAVQEETRRTKEALRHLERFDPKTLSPGKRIDHGVLRNALRLWIFQNEELRIWESRPSGAEDLGSAVFLVFMRNFAPLPERLASITGRLERGPQYLRETKSRVRKPTRLWSEIGIESAQQTPAFLGIVEATGKEALPAAEFARLQ, from the coding sequence GTGTCCGATGCCGCCTTCGATGGTTTCGTGAAGAGCATCTTCGACTGGTACACGAAGTGGGACCCGCTCATGGCGACCTCGGTCGGGATCCACCGCTACGATCACCTCCTCCCCAAGGGCACGTACGAGGCCGTCCAGGAGGAGACCCGCAGGACCAAGGAGGCACTGCGCCACCTGGAACGGTTCGATCCCAAGACGCTCTCCCCCGGGAAGCGGATCGACCACGGCGTCCTGCGGAACGCACTCCGCCTCTGGATCTTCCAAAACGAGGAACTCCGGATATGGGAGTCGCGACCCAGCGGCGCGGAGGACCTCGGGAGCGCCGTGTTCCTCGTCTTCATGCGCAACTTCGCGCCCCTGCCCGAGCGGCTGGCGAGCATCACGGGGCGGCTCGAGCGCGGTCCCCAGTACCTCCGGGAGACGAAGAGCCGGGTCCGCAAGCCCACGCGGCTTTGGTCCGAGATTGGGATCGAGTCGGCCCAGCAGACGCCCGCCTTCCTGGGCATCGTCGAGGCCACGGGCAAGGAGGCGCTCCCCGCGGCGGAGTTCGCCAGACTCCAGG
- a CDS encoding dihydroorotate dehydrogenase electron transfer subunit: MARMQVVPLLEIVTESHHTMTYRFRADFGGTAGQFVMVWIPGQDELPMALSYLGPVKGITVHAYGDATRALQSFRPGDRVGVRGPYGNTFKLEGEKVLAVAGGTGMASIIAAVEAFAQQGAAVTTAVGARTAEELLFVDRASASGEVHVSTDDGTRGFHGFVPSLAERLLEKHKFDQVLTCGPEKMMKLVVDAAMKRGLKVQASLERFMKCGIGICDACAFDDRLVCVDGPVFTGAQLAASKDFGAYRRTKDGRRVEL; this comes from the coding sequence ATGGCTAGGATGCAGGTCGTCCCGCTCCTCGAGATCGTGACGGAGAGCCATCACACGATGACGTACCGGTTCCGCGCGGACTTCGGCGGGACCGCTGGGCAGTTCGTCATGGTCTGGATCCCCGGGCAGGACGAGCTGCCGATGGCCCTCTCGTACCTTGGGCCCGTGAAGGGAATCACGGTCCACGCGTACGGCGATGCGACGCGTGCCCTCCAGTCCTTCCGCCCCGGGGACCGGGTCGGCGTCCGCGGCCCGTACGGCAACACGTTCAAGCTCGAAGGCGAGAAGGTCCTCGCGGTGGCCGGCGGCACGGGCATGGCCTCGATCATCGCCGCGGTCGAGGCGTTTGCCCAACAGGGCGCCGCGGTGACCACTGCGGTCGGTGCGCGGACCGCGGAGGAGCTGCTCTTCGTGGATCGCGCGTCCGCGTCCGGGGAGGTCCACGTGTCCACGGACGACGGGACCCGCGGCTTCCACGGGTTCGTGCCCTCCCTCGCGGAGCGGCTCCTGGAGAAGCACAAGTTCGATCAGGTCCTCACGTGCGGCCCCGAGAAGATGATGAAGCTCGTGGTCGACGCGGCGATGAAGCGGGGCCTCAAGGTGCAGGCGTCCCTGGAGCGCTTCATGAAGTGCGGGATCGGGATCTGCGATGCCTGCGCCTTCGACGACCGTCTCGTGTGCGTGGACGGCCCCGTGTTCACGGGAGCCCAGCTCGCGGCCTCCAAGGACTTCGGCGCGTACCGGCGGACGAAGGACGGCCGCCGCGTCGAGCTCTGA
- a CDS encoding dihydroorotate dehydrogenase — MVDLRTEIAGVRLRNPTMLASGFLDETGGSLVRVYRAGAGAVVTKSIGPEPREGYSNPTIVELDAGLLNAVGLPNPGIAAFEAELLEALAAKAVVIGSVYGKDAAEYAKVAGRMAEAGAAAIEMNLSCPHAKGLGTEIAQSEDAVQEFTRAVKDAVDVPVFPKLSPNVADIASFALAAERGGADGIVAINTVKAMAIAPELRMPILANRFGGLSGPAIRPIGVRAVYDIYEKVDIPVIGVGGIDSGHAALEYVMAGASAVQIGTALVDQGLAVFERATKEMASLLEDIGFHSVAEAVGAAHG, encoded by the coding sequence ATGGTGGACCTCCGGACCGAGATCGCGGGCGTGCGCCTGCGCAATCCCACGATGCTCGCCTCCGGGTTCCTCGATGAGACCGGAGGCTCCCTCGTTCGCGTCTACCGCGCCGGGGCCGGGGCCGTGGTGACGAAGAGCATCGGCCCGGAGCCGCGGGAGGGCTACTCCAATCCCACGATCGTCGAACTGGACGCCGGGCTCTTGAACGCCGTGGGCCTGCCGAACCCCGGCATTGCTGCATTCGAGGCCGAACTCCTGGAGGCGCTTGCCGCGAAGGCGGTCGTCATCGGCTCCGTGTACGGCAAGGACGCCGCGGAGTACGCCAAGGTCGCGGGACGCATGGCCGAGGCGGGCGCGGCGGCGATTGAGATGAACCTGTCCTGCCCCCACGCGAAAGGCCTGGGGACCGAGATCGCGCAGAGCGAAGACGCCGTCCAGGAGTTCACGCGGGCCGTGAAGGACGCCGTGGACGTCCCGGTCTTCCCGAAGCTCTCGCCGAACGTCGCGGACATCGCCTCCTTCGCCCTCGCCGCGGAGCGAGGCGGCGCGGACGGGATCGTCGCGATCAACACGGTGAAGGCCATGGCCATCGCTCCCGAGCTCCGCATGCCCATCCTGGCGAACCGGTTCGGCGGCCTCAGCGGCCCTGCGATCCGGCCCATCGGCGTGCGGGCCGTGTACGACATCTACGAGAAGGTGGACATCCCGGTGATCGGGGTGGGCGGCATCGACTCGGGCCACGCCGCCCTGGAGTACGTCATGGCCGGCGCGAGCGCCGTCCAGATCGGCACCGCGCTCGTGGACCAGGGCCTCGCCGTCTTCGAGCGAGCGACCAAGGAGATGGCTTCCCTCCTGGAGGACATCGGCTTCCACAGCGTCGCGGAGGCCGTGGGGGCCGCCCATGGCTAG